Proteins co-encoded in one Medicago truncatula cultivar Jemalong A17 chromosome 8, MtrunA17r5.0-ANR, whole genome shotgun sequence genomic window:
- the LOC120577611 gene encoding zinc finger protein 4, with amino-acid sequence MMTPNLNLEPENQSEAPQDLDPMTLDLTLNFSSSEAELMGSSDASSEVGAAEVHASPSVTPRIFSCNYCKRKFYSSQALGGHQNAHKRERTMAKRAMRMGMFTERYTSLASLPLHGSPFRSLGVEAHSAMHQRHMQPSSSMRAPDMRAAAKFDRNHFGSLVYVEDDDVGSFWPGSFRQVDQGGVVNIGYPQTSNSSFVPMAPPPPQASASPDLTLKL; translated from the coding sequence ATGATGACTCCAAACTTGAACTTGGAACCTGAAAATCAGTCAGAAGCACCCCAAGATCTAGATCCTATGACCCTTGACTTGACACTCAATTTCAGTTCGAGTGAAGCCGAGTTAATGGGTTCAAGTGATGCTAGTAGCGAAGTAGGAGCTGCTGAAGTTCATGCTTCGCCATCGGTAACTCCAAGGATATTCTCTTGTAATTACTGCAAGAGGAAGTTCTATAGCTCGCAAGCATTAGGTGGTCATCAGAACGCTCACAAAAGGGAGAGGACGATGGCTAAACGTGCAATGCGAATGGGAATGTTCACCGAAAGGTATACAAGCCTTGCTTCTCTACCTCTTCATGGTTCGCCTTTTCGGTCCCTCGGTGTTGAAGCTCATTCTGCAATGCATCAAAGACATATGCAACCATCATCATCAATGAGAGCTCCAGATATGAGAGCTGCTGCGAAATTTGATAGAAACCATTTTGGATCGCTAGTTTacgttgaagatgatgatgtagGTAGCTTTTGGCCCGGAAGTTTTAGACAGGTGGATCAAGGAGGAGTTGTTAATATAGGATATCCTCAAACTTCAAATTCTAGTTTTGTTCCAATGGCACCTCCTCCACCTCAAGCATCTGCATCTCCTGATCTTACACTGAAGCTATAA